TAAACCCTTCACACAATGGTGAAACGGATCCTGAAAAAATAGCTAAAAATTCTCCTGCGTATTTATCTAATATATTAGAACAAGATTTTTATGATAATGGTGATACTAAAGGTAAAAAGATTAAAGGTATGACAATCGGTTTAGCTATGAATGGTACATACTACTATCAAAAAGAAAAAGATGGAGATACCTTCAGTAAAAAGTTAGATGATAAAGAAATTAAAAAACAAGGTAAACAAATGGCTAGTGAAATCTTATCAAGATTAAGAGAAAATAAAGACTTGAAAAATATTCCAATTCATTTTGCAATTTATAAACAATCCGGGGAAAATGCTATTATTCCTGGTGAGTTTGTTGCAGGTACAACTGCCGAAAAAGGTAAGACACGTATAAACGAATGGAAAAATATTAGTCAAAAATCTGTATTACTACCGTCTGATGAAGCGGGTGATATAGACGAAACATTAAATAACAACTTTAAACAATTTAATGATAACCTTCAATCTTATTTCAATAACTTTACACAAGCAGTAGGAACAGTGAAGTTTGAAAATAAAAAAGCGAAATCATTATCTGTGGATTTACCTATCGATTATTATAGTAAAGCCGAAACAATCGGTATTACACAATATGTAACGCAACAAGCGGATAAATACTTTAGTGATATAGATGAATATGAAATTCATATCAAAGATGGTAATAATCCAAAAGCATTAATTAGTAAATCAAAAGATGAAGATAAGCCAAAAGTTCATATTTATACGAACAGCAATTAAATAAACAAAGTTTTTATATTAACGCGTTGTCGCATAAAATTTGTGACAACGTGTTTTTAATATTAAAATATAAAGATATTCTATGATGCGAGTATAAATTCAGCCAAATATTAAAAAATTTGTTATGCGAAGTATTATAGATTGAATAATCAATGTATTTTTAACGAAAAATTTAGATTTTTGGGTGAAATTTTGATACAATTTTGTAGTGAATGAGTAAAAGGAGGCTTTTTAATATAATGGCTAAAGTTACACGTGAAGAAGTTAAACATATAGCTAATTTAGCTAGACTTCAAATTTCTGAAGATGAAACGACTGAAATGCAAGAAACATTGGAAACAATTTTAAATTTTGCTAATCAAATCGATTCTGCAAATACAAGCGATATTGAACCAACAAATCATGTATTAGATTTACAAAATGTATTACGTGAAGATAAAGCACAAGAGGGTATTCCTCAAGAGCTTGCATTAAAAAATGCGAAAGAAACGGAAGATGGACAGTTTAAAGTACCATCTATCATGAATGAGGAGGACGCTTAAAATGACCATCCGTTACGAATCTGTGGAAAACCTAATTAAACTTATTGAAAATAAAGAAATAACACCATCACAAATCGTTAATGATATATACGATGCGATTGAAGAGACAGATCCAACAATCAAATCTTTTCTTGCATTAGACAAAGAGAATGCTTTAGCAAAAGCTAAAGAACTTGATGACTTACAAGCCAAAGGTCAAATTGAAGGTAAATTATTTGGTATTCCTATGGGTATCAAAGATAACATCATTACTGAAGGTGTAGAAACTACATGTGCAAGTAAAATGTTAGAAGGCTTTGTACCGATTTATGAATCAACTGTTATGAACAAATTAAAAGATGAAAATGCAGTATTAATCGGAAAGTTAAACATGGATGAATTTGCAATGGGTGGTTCTACAGAAACATCTTATTATAAAAAGACAGTTAACCCATTCGATCACACTGCAGTACCAGGTGGTTCTTCAGGTGGTTCAGCTGCAGCAGTTGCAGCAGGCTTAGTACCATTTAGTTTAGGTTCAGATACTGGTGGTTCAATCCGTCAACCTGCAGCTTATTGCGGAATTGTAGGAATGAAACCTACTTATGGTCGTGTGTCACGTTTTGGCCTAGTTGCGTTCGCATCTTCTTTAGACCAAATTGGTCCATTAACACGAAATGTTAAAGACAATGCTTTAGTATTAGAAGCTATTACTGGTGTAGATGAAAATGATTCTACAAGTGCACCTGTAAATGATGCTGATTACACAGCTGATAT
The Staphylococcus kloosii genome window above contains:
- a CDS encoding CamS family sex pheromone protein produces the protein MKRTLILILSAIILLSACGTNDNDKNESSNNKQSTKNDSGSVKKIATDKNVQGSNYRTILPFKESQSRGLLQDNMANSYNGEDFEDGLLDLSKQVFPTKDYLYQDGQYLDKDTTNAYLKPKYTKAEIDKMSSSERKDKKANENLGLNPSHNGETDPEKIAKNSPAYLSNILEQDFYDNGDTKGKKIKGMTIGLAMNGTYYYQKEKDGDTFSKKLDDKEIKKQGKQMASEILSRLRENKDLKNIPIHFAIYKQSGENAIIPGEFVAGTTAEKGKTRINEWKNISQKSVLLPSDEAGDIDETLNNNFKQFNDNLQSYFNNFTQAVGTVKFENKKAKSLSVDLPIDYYSKAETIGITQYVTQQADKYFSDIDEYEIHIKDGNNPKALISKSKDEDKPKVHIYTNSN
- the gatC gene encoding Asp-tRNA(Asn)/Glu-tRNA(Gln) amidotransferase subunit GatC, with the translated sequence MAKVTREEVKHIANLARLQISEDETTEMQETLETILNFANQIDSANTSDIEPTNHVLDLQNVLREDKAQEGIPQELALKNAKETEDGQFKVPSIMNEEDA
- the gatA gene encoding Asp-tRNA(Asn)/Glu-tRNA(Gln) amidotransferase subunit GatA, producing MTIRYESVENLIKLIENKEITPSQIVNDIYDAIEETDPTIKSFLALDKENALAKAKELDDLQAKGQIEGKLFGIPMGIKDNIITEGVETTCASKMLEGFVPIYESTVMNKLKDENAVLIGKLNMDEFAMGGSTETSYYKKTVNPFDHTAVPGGSSGGSAAAVAAGLVPFSLGSDTGGSIRQPAAYCGIVGMKPTYGRVSRFGLVAFASSLDQIGPLTRNVKDNALVLEAITGVDENDSTSAPVNDADYTADIGQDIKGLKVALPKEYLGEGVSEDVKAAVKDAVETLKSLGATVDEVSLPNTKYGIPSYYVIASSEASSNLSRFDGIRYGYHSTEANSLEELYKMSRSEGFGEEVKRRILLGTFALSSGYYDAFYKKSQKVRTLIKNDFDNIFENYDVVVGPTTPTTAFNIGEEIDDPLTMYANDLLTTPVNLAGLPGISVPCGLSNNRPIGLQFIGKPFDEKTLYRVAYQYETQFNFHDKYEKL